GGTGATGAAGACGTTCTATTATCTCCTGGTTTAGATATACGACGACGCTTCTTTTTATTTGCGTTATCATCTTTTTTAGGATCTTCTTTTTTCTTTTTAGGCTTGTTAAACTGAGATAAATCAATTTTCTCTCCTGCAATTTTAGGACCAGAAAGTTTAGTATACTTAGTTTTTAAAGTCTCTTCAACAGGCTCTTGAGGTTTCTCTTCTTCCTGTGGCTTAGCGACTTCCTTTTTAGGCGTAATAGCAGGCTTAGCTACTACTTTAGAATCCGGTTTAGATTCTGTCTTAGCTTCAACTTTAGTTTCTACCTTAGGCGTTTCTTTAGCTTCTGGAGTTTTCTCAACTTTAACAGGCTCTTTTTTAGGCTCAGGAACTACTTCTTCCTTTTTAGCTACTTTTTTACCCGAATCTAAATCTATTTTGCCAACAGTTTTAGGTCCAGAAAGCGCCTTAGAAGCTTTGATAACTTCTTCCTCTTTTTTGAGCTGAGCAGCTTTAGCTGCCTTAACAGCTTCTTCTGCTTTTTGCTTTTCTTCTAACTCCTTTTCGCGTTTGATACGCAGCTCTTCTTTTTCTTTATTCTTTGCTTCGTTAACTTCTTGAGACGCCATTTTTTTGCTAGCATCTTTTTGAAATTCATTTGAAAGAATACTGTACGTTTCCTCTGAAATTTTGGTAGTCGGACGCTTCTCAACCTCTACACCCTTAGAATCTAAAAATTCTACAGCGCGATCAAGAGAGATGTTAAGCTCACGTAATACCTTATTTAATCTAATTGTTTCAGCCATAAATTGCCTTTAACCTAATTTCTTTTTTTCAAATATATGTTAATCTTCGAACTCTTCCTTAAGAATTCTAATAACATCTAAAATTGTTTCTTCTTCTAAGTCAGTTCTTTTGACTAGATCTGCCACATCTTGCTCTAAAATACTTTTTGCTGTATCTAGACCTGCTTTACTAAATTCTTTGATAATCCAATCCTCTATTTCATCAGAGAATTCTCTTAACTCTACATCTTCCTCAGCTCCTTCTCTTAACACGTCAATTTCGTAACCTGTTAATTGACCAGCTAATCTAATGTTATGTCCACCTCTACCAATTGCTTTACTTACTTCTTCTGGCTTTAAGATTGCTTCTGCACGTTTGTTTTCTTCATCAATCTTGATTGAAGTTACTCTTGCAGGACTTAAAGCTCTGGTAATATACAATTGTAAGTTGTTAGTGTAATTGATTACATCAATGTTTTCATTACCTAATTCACGAACAATACCATGTATACGCGATCCTTTCATTCCGACACATGCTCCAACAGGATCAATTCTATCGTCGTAAGAGTCAACCGCTACTTTAGCTTTTTCTCCAGGAATACGAACTACATTTTTAATTGTAATTAAACCATCAAATACTTCTGGTATTTCTGATTCAAAAAGTTTTTCTAAGAACTTTGGTGATGTTCTGGACATTATAATTGTTGGCTTATTACCTTTAAGCTCAACACTATCAATAACACCTTTTACATTATCTCCTTTTCTAAAAAAGTCAGAAGGAATTTGCTTATCTTTTGGTAATATGATTTCGTTTCCTTCATCATCTAACAAAATTACAGCTCTGTGACGAATATGATGTACTTCTGCTGTATATAAATCTCCAACTAATTCTTGGAACTGCTTAAATACGTTAGTATTATCGTGTTCATGAATTTTAGAAATTAAATTTTGACGCAATGCTAAAATTGCACGACGACCTAAATCTATTAATTTAACCTCTTCAGACACATCCTCTCCAACTTCAAAATCTGGCTCGATTTTTCTTGCTGCTGTTAACGAGATTTCTTGATTAGGTTCTTCAACTTCACCATCTGCAACAACAACACGATTTCTCCAAATCTCTAAATCTCCTTTATCTGGGTTTATAATAATATCAAAATTATCGTCATCTCCAAATTTTTTCTTCAATGCATTTCTAAATACATCTTCCAAAATAGCCATTAAGGTGACACGATCTATTAATTTATCGTCTTTGAATTCTGAAAAAGATTCAATTAACGCTATATTTTCCATAACTCTATTTGAATTAAAATTTTATTATAACTTTTGCTTCTACAATATCTTTGTAAGCAATATTTTCTTTTTTGTTTACTGTAACCTTACCCTTACCTACTGGTTTTGGCTCTCTAGCCTTCCATTCTAAAGTAATTTCATCCTCATTAGCTTCGGTTAAAACACCTTCAATATTTCCAGTACTTGTCTTAACACCTAAAGTTCTTCCAACATGTTTTGGATATTGTCTTGGTAATGTTAAAGGAGCAGCTGCACCAGACGACATAACCTCTAATGCAAAGTCATGTTCTTCTCTATCAATATTATGCTCGATAGCGCGACTAACAAACATGCAATCTTCAACTTTAACACCTTGATCTCCATCAATAATAATATTAATAGCATTCTCTCCATTAACACTAAAATCTATTAAAAATAAATCTTTGCGCTCTGTTAAGGCCTCCTCTAGTAAACTTTTGACTGTATTTATAAACATTTTTAAGTATAAAAAGAGGGGACTTTTAGTCCCCTCAATTTCAGTTTTTCTCTTGCAACGCTGCAAAGATACATAATTTTATTGATTTTCATAACTTTTTAAAAGTCATTTTTTATTACTAACTTTATAATAAGTTCTTTATTAACCATCTAAATCAACATTATGAAAAAACTATTAGTCCCAACTGACTTCTCCACTGAAGCAGAAAATGCAGTTAAAGTTGCTGCTCAATTAGCAAAAAAACATAATTGCGAATTAATATTATTACATATGCTAGAGCTTCCTTTAAACCAATTAAGCACTAATGGTGGTACTCCTGCTGATCTACCTGAGGCTGTTTTTTTTATGAAATTAGCACATAAAGAATTTGAAAAAATACTTGATAAAGACTATTTAAAAGGCATAACGGTTCATGAAGCAGTAGATTTTAATGAAATTTCTAAGGGTATTCTTGAAACCTGTAAAAATCATGATGTCGATTTAATTGTCATGGGATCTCATGGTGCAGAAGGACTTAAAGAACTTTTTATTGGATCTACCACAGAAAAAGTTGTTAGAACCTCCAACACACCTGTTCTGGTTATTAAAAACGAACATGACAATTTTGATATAAAAGAATTTGTGTTTGCTTCAGATTTTAAAAATGACAACAAAGAAACTTATGTACAAGCGGTAAAACTAGCTAACCTTTTTGAGGCTAAAATCCACTTACTTAATGTTAATACACCAAGTAACTTTACCACAACAGCAGCCTCCAAAGTTAGAATGAGAGATTTTATAGCCAATTCAACTTTTGATAATTACACGATAAACATATATAACGACGAAACAATTGAAAAAGGTATATTAAATTTTTCTAGAATAATAGATGCCGATTTAATAGGAATTAGCACACATGGACGACAAGGTATTGCTCACTTTTTAAACGGTAGCATCAGCGAAGATTTAGTCAATCATGCTAAACGACCAGTCATTACTTTTAAGATATAAACAAAAAGGTATTAAATAAAAAAGCTTCCTAAAAAAGGAAGCTTTTTTTTGTTGGCCCACTAGGTTTCGAACCTAGACTCTTTGGTACCAAAAACCAACGTGTTACCAGTTACACCATAGGCCAATCTCGTAATGAGGATGCAAATTTAATACAATTATTTATTCACGCAAACATTTTTTAAAAAAAATTTAAATTAAAACTTAACGTTAACTTAAAAACCGTGTCCGTTTGATAATAATTACTAAATTCGCAACACATAATAAACCTATAATTTATGATGACTTTTAACTTTAAAAAATGGAACTTAATACTTAGTTGGTTCGCTTTTTTAATTGCTCTTATCACTTACACGCTTACTGTGGAACCTACCGTAAGTTATTGGGATGCTGGAGAATATATCTTAACCTCTTCAAAATTACAGGTTGGACATCCACCAGGAGCACCACTATTTCAAATGTTTGGAGCGGTGTTTTCAGTGTTTGCTTTAGACCCTTCACAAATTGGTTATTTAATGAATATGATGAGCGCTGTTTCTAGTGCTTTTGCTATTTTATTTATGTTCTGGACAATTATTTTATTGTTAGAAAAAATAATTGGACAACCAGAAAAACTTGAAAAAGGACAACAATTTGCCATTTTGGGTAGTGCTTTTGTAGGAAGTTTAGCTTTTGCCTTCACGGATTCATTTTGGTTTAACGCTGTAGAAACCGAAGTTTATGCTATGGCTACTTTAATAATGACTGTCATGTTTTACTTAGGTTTACGCTGGGAAAAAGACATGCATAAACCTAGAGGTAATCGCTGGCTAATACTAATAGCCTTTGTTGTAGGTCTTTCTTTTGGAATTCACTTTATGGGATTATTAACCATTCCTGCGATTGGCTTAATCTATTATTTCAAAAACTATAAAACAATAACAATTAAAAATTTTATAATAGCCAATATTGTATCGGTTGCTGTATTGTTATTTGTATTTAAATTAATGTTTCCAAATGTATTAAGATACTTTAGTGCGTTAGAATTGTTTTTTGTTAATCAAATAGGATTGCCTTTTAATTCTGGCTCAATAATAGCAGGAATATTGCTTATTGCAGCATTTTACTACGGACTAAAATATACACGAGCTAAAAAATTATATCATATAAATACAGGTATTATATGCTTACTATTTGTATTAATAGGCTCTTCAACTTGGTTAATGTTACCTATTAGAGCAAATGCAAATGTTGTTATTAATGAAAACAACCCTTCTAGTGCCAGAGAACTTTTGGCTTATTATAATCTAGAACAGTATCCAGAAACACATTTATTTTACGGACCATTATTTACTGACCAATACACTGGTTTAGATGAAAACGAACCGTATGTAGATGATAAACCTAAATACGAAAAAGACGAAACAGCAGGTAAATACATTATTGTTAACGATTATAAACGTGCTAAACAAAACTTTAACTCTAAACAAGCTGCTATTTTACCAAGAATGTGGAGTGGAGAAAATGCTGAAAACTACATGCTGTTTACTGGCTTTTTGGAATTTAGTCTTAAACCAGAATACCAAGGGGAAGATCGATTAGTACAATCTATGATTGACTTTAAAAGTGATGTTGCTAAAGGTGCAATTGATTATGAAGATTATCATAACTTTTTAAAACAATTTGGACAATTTATCAATATTGAAAAACCATCATTAGCTAGCAATATCTCTTACCTATTTGAATACCAACTAGGTTATATGTATTGGAGATATTTTATGTGGAATTTTACTGGTAGACAAGATGACTTACAAGGTCGCTATGACCAACATGGTAATTGGATTAGTGGTATTAAATTTATTGATGAGTGGCATTTAGGACAATCTCAAGACAATCTACCAAGTGATGTTGCCGATAATAAAGGTCGCAATACGTATTTTTTCTTCCCATTAATTTTAGGATTAATAGGCTTATTTTTCTTATTCAATAAAGACAAAAAATTATTTTGGGTTACCTTGGTATTTTTCTTATTTACAGGATTAGCAATACAAGTATATACCAACGTTAGACCTTTTGAACCGAGAGAACGTGATTACTCAGTCGTAGGATCGTTTTATGTATTTGCAATATGGATCGGACTTGGTGTCTATGCTATTTTTGATTTATTAAAAAAATACGTATCAAACAAAGTATTAGCTCCAACTATTACTTTAGCGTGCTTACTATTAGTCCCTGTTATAATGGCGTCTCAAAACTGGGATGACCATGATAGATCAGGTAAGTATACAGCTTTAGCTATGGCTAAAAAATACTTAGATTCTTGTGGAGAAAATGGTATATTATTCTCCATTGGTGACAATGATACATTTGCCTTATGGTATGCCCAAGAGATTGAAAACTATCGTACAGATGTACGTGTAGTAAACACTAGTTTATTTCAAACGGATTGGTATATAGATCAAATGAAGCGTAAAGCTTATAAGAGTGATCCTATTCCTTCTAGCTTAACCCACGATAAATATAAGCATGGAACAAGAGAATATTTAATGAAACGTTTACGATCTAAAGACACTTTAGACATTGCTACATTTATGAATTTTATAACTAGTGATGATCCAAAGACAAAACTTAAATATGCTTTACAACAAGAAGGAGAAGATTACACACAATATCCTCAGCAATTTTTAAATGCTAACTATTTTCCTGTCGAAAATATCAGAGTACCAGTAGACAAACAATCTGTTTTGGCTAATGGTATTGTAAAAGCAAAAGATAGCGACTTAATAGAAGACTATGTTGACATAACAATAACTGACAATGCCATAACAAAAAACCGTCTATTAATGCTTGATATTGTTGCTAGCAACAATTGGGAACGACCTATATACTTTACAGGTGGAGCTTTTGGAAACGATGACTACATTTGGATGAAAGATTACTTACAACTTGATGGTATGGTGTATAAACTAGTCCCTATAAAAACACCTGTAGCTAGAGCAAATCCATTTGATATGGGACGCTTGGATACAGAGTTTATGTATAATAAGGTTGTTAATTGGGATTGGGGAAATAGTGGCAGTGATCAAATTTACCATGATCCAGAAACTAGAAGAAACTCAATTACATACAGAGGAAACTTAGCAAGATTAATTGAAAATTTAATTAATGAAAATCAATTAGATAAAGCTGAAGAAATAGCAGACATAGCTATGAAAAATATGCCTGTTAATAAGTATGGTCATTACACCTTATTAGAGCCTTATATTAGTGCCTACTATGAAGTTGACAATCAAGATAAAGCCAGACAACTATTTACAGAAGTTGCTACCAAATATCAAGAAAATTTAAAATACTACAGCACCTTAACTAGAAATAATCAAGATAACAACTTTACTGAAATACTTACAGATATTGAGCGATACAAAGCTTTAGTAGATGTTTTAGTTGAATATGACAGAGAATTTGCCAAAGAAGAATCTATGACTTTTACTAACTATCTAGAATTGTTTAAACAATATTATGATAGCGAGCCTGAGCCAGAAACTAATCCTGCACCAACAGACAAAGATTTTTTACAGCAATTAGATACTGTTTTAAAAAGCGAATAGATGCCTGTTTTTCCTGCAAAGACACCAAAATTAATACAACGCCTTTTTCCAAAATACATTTGGAAAAAGGCGTCTTTGTCTAAGACTATTTATTTAACTTTTGATGATGGTCCTACACCTAAAATCACACAATGGACTTTAGATCTTCTAAAAAAATACAATGCAAAAGCAACATTTTTTTGCATTGGAGATAATATAAAAAAGTATCCAAATATTTTTAAATCTGTTCTAAATGACGGTCACACAATAGGCAATCATACCTTTAACCATCTTAAAGGGTGGCATACAGATACTAATAGTTATGTAGAAAATGCTGAAAAAGCGCAACAGTTAATCGATCCAGACAACAAGCATCTGTTTAGACCTCCTTTTGGGAAAATCAAACGTAAACAAGCCAATCAATTAATTAAAAGAGGTTATAAAATAGTAATGTGGAGCGTTATATCTTATGACTGGGAAGTCAAAGTTACACCAGAACAATGCTTACAAAATGTTATAAAAAATAGTACTTCGGGAAGTATTATCGTATTTCATGATAGCATAAAAGCATCAAAAAACATGCAATACGCACTACCTAAAGTTTTAGAGTATTTTAGTAAAAAAGGCTATCAGTTTAAAGCGCTTTAAACAAATTGCTGTACAATACTTATCAAAGTATTAGCATCTTGTTCGCCACTTTGACGCCATTTCATTTCTCCATTTTTATAGATAATTAAAGTTGGCAATCCTTTGACACGTAAAGCTTCGGATAGTTCTTGATTTTTGTCAACATCTATCTTTATTACTTTTGCCTTATCACCTAGTGCTGCAGCTACATCGCGTAAAACTGCGTGCATGGCTTTTGATGGCTCATTCCATTCTGTAAAAAAGTCTAACAGTACAGGAATTTCGACATCTATTAATTCTCCAAATTTTGACATTTGATTTTCAGTTTAGTTCAAACTAGTCACTAAAATATAACATTTAGTTGTAATTAAGCAATTTGCGTCCCTTTTTTAAGTTCTATGACTGTTATTTCTGGCCAAATTCCTACACGTCCAGGATAAGCTAAATAACCAAAACCTCTATTAACATTAATGTATTGGCCTTTTTCTTTATAGATTCCTGCCCAATGTTTATAACGCCATTTAACAGGACTCCATTTAATCCAACCCGGAATTTCTATTCCAAACTGCATGCCATGTGTATGCCCACTTAACGTTAAGTGATAGTGATTACTATGGTCTATTACCTGTTCTGCCCAATGTGAAGGATCATGCGATAGCAATACCTTAAAATCATCTGAGGCAATATTATTTGACGCTTTATCCAAGTCTCCAGCTTTTTTAAAACCACCTATTCCCCAATTCTCTACACCTACTAATGCTATTTTTTGTCCATCTTTTTCAATGTAACGACTTTCATTTAATAATAAATCAAAACCAATCTCTTTCTGGATAGATTTTAATTCATTTAAATTATCATGTTTATCTTGCTCTGTTGCCCAATCTACGTAATCACCATAATCATGATTCCCTAATACAGAAAACACACCATCTTTTGCTGTAAGCTTAGAAAAGGTGTCTTTCCAATCATACATTTCGGATGCTTTATTATTAACCAAATCTCCTGTAAACAATATGACGTCTCCTTGTTGCTTGTTTACTAAATCGACAGCGTAATTAATTTTTTCTTTATTATCAAAACTTCCAGAATGGATATCACTAATATGTGTCATTTTATAGCCATCAAACGCGTCTGGTAAATCTTCAAAATGTAATGTGTATTTTAAAACTTTATAATTGTATCGTCCTTGATACATACCATAAAGCAACGAAGCAAATGGTATTGCTGCCAGACCTAATCCAATTTGACTTATAAATTTACGTCTAGAGGGTAGATAAAAGGATTCTTTAGTAATAAAATATTTATCATATAGGCTTATAAATGATCTAATAATGTCCTCTCCTATTAATATTGGAACAAGCACTAAATTAAAAGCCATAAAGGATAACAAAAAACCAATAGCATAACCTCTACCTCCTGATATCACTCTACCTTCAGATGGTGATGCAAATTGATACACCATATTTAAGGCAACAACAAGTGCTATTGCAAAAAACAAATAATGTACCCAACTTGATTTAAATACTGTCTTAATAGCCTGAAAACCATAAACAGTTAATAATATATATAAAAGTGAAATAATAATTAGACGTGTCATAACTTAGTTTAGACTACAAATTTAACTAATATGACAATCAATTATCTTAGCAATTTGTTAAACGTTTTGATTTTTAATTCTTTATGCCATGTCCTTTTTATTGTTATAAGGTGATTTATTATTTTATTTTTCTGTTTTAATTAAAATTAATGAAGCCTTTAAATCTGTTTATATATTAAGTACAAGTACTGGTCATAGAATTTTTTGAAGCTTCATTTTTAATTATATTAGAGGCTTATAAAAGCTATTCTTTCTAATGAAACTAAAATTAACCGTGTTTTTGATCCTATGTTTTATCATTTCTAGCTGTAATGACAAAACCGAAAATAAAAAACCAACAACTACAGAAAAACCATTAATAGCCTATGTTAATCCTTTTATTGGAACTGGAGGTCATGGTCACACGTATCCAGGAGCAACTATGCCTTTTGGAATGATGCAACTTAGTCCAGACACACGACTAGAAGGTTGGGATGGTTGTTCTGGATACCACTATAGTGATAGTTATATCTATGGTTTTTCGCACACACATTTAAGCGGAACTGGTGTTTCGGATTATGGTGATATTTTAATCATGCCAACCAATAAGGTTAATTTTAACAATGGTGCAGATGGTAAACCTGGTTATCGTGCTTATTTTTCTCATGATAATGAAATCGCTCAACCTGGTTACTACAAAGTCCATTTAGATAGCACCAATATTAATGTAGAATTAACGGTTTCTAAACGTAGTGGCATACACAAATACAGTTTTCCTTCGGCTGAAAATCAAGTTGCAATTGTAGATTTATTGCATCGTGATAAGGTTATAGATGCTAAAATTACAAAGGTTTCGGATACGCAAATTGAAGGCTATCGTTTTTCGGAAGCTTGGGCAAAAGATCAGCGTCTGTATTTTGTTATTAAAACATCACATACTTTTTCAGATGTGCTCCAATCTCCACCTCAACAAGGTCAAAAAGGTGCTCAAAAAATAGCGTTAAAATTCAATAACCCAAACAACCAACCTGTTTATTTAAAAATAGGTATTAGTGCTGTAGATATTGAAGGTGCCAGAAAAAACCTTAAAGAAGAAATAGGAGAACATACTTTTGAAAAGGTAAAAAATACAGCTCAAGATATTTGGGAAAAACAATTAAAAAAAATTGTAATTCAAGATAATGATGTTGATAACAAAACCAACTTTTACACCTCAATGTATCACGTTGCTTTAGCACCTAATTTGTATCAAGATGTCGATGGTCGTTATCGTGGTATGGACATGAAAATTCACACCACTAAAGATTTTGATTATTACACAGTTTTCTCACTTTGGGACACCTATCGTGCAGCACACCCTCTATACACCATCATAAATCAAGACAAAACCAACGATTTTATAAACACCTTTATTGCTAAATATAACGAAGGTGGTATTATGCCAATTTGGGACTTAAGTGCCAATTACACAGGTTGCATGATTGGTTATCACGCAGTACCAGTTATAGCAGATGCCTACTTAAAAGGCATAAATAATTATGATGTCGACAAAGCTTTTGAGGCCATGAAACATAGTACAACAAGAGATAAA
The genomic region above belongs to Olleya sp. Hel_I_94 and contains:
- a CDS encoding metallophosphoesterase, with the translated sequence MTRLIIISLLYILLTVYGFQAIKTVFKSSWVHYLFFAIALVVALNMVYQFASPSEGRVISGGRGYAIGFLLSFMAFNLVLVPILIGEDIIRSFISLYDKYFITKESFYLPSRRKFISQIGLGLAAIPFASLLYGMYQGRYNYKVLKYTLHFEDLPDAFDGYKMTHISDIHSGSFDNKEKINYAVDLVNKQQGDVILFTGDLVNNKASEMYDWKDTFSKLTAKDGVFSVLGNHDYGDYVDWATEQDKHDNLNELKSIQKEIGFDLLLNESRYIEKDGQKIALVGVENWGIGGFKKAGDLDKASNNIASDDFKVLLSHDPSHWAEQVIDHSNHYHLTLSGHTHGMQFGIEIPGWIKWSPVKWRYKHWAGIYKEKGQYINVNRGFGYLAYPGRVGIWPEITVIELKKGTQIA
- the nusA gene encoding transcription termination factor NusA, encoding MENIALIESFSEFKDDKLIDRVTLMAILEDVFRNALKKKFGDDDNFDIIINPDKGDLEIWRNRVVVADGEVEEPNQEISLTAARKIEPDFEVGEDVSEEVKLIDLGRRAILALRQNLISKIHEHDNTNVFKQFQELVGDLYTAEVHHIRHRAVILLDDEGNEIILPKDKQIPSDFFRKGDNVKGVIDSVELKGNKPTIIMSRTSPKFLEKLFESEIPEVFDGLITIKNVVRIPGEKAKVAVDSYDDRIDPVGACVGMKGSRIHGIVRELGNENIDVINYTNNLQLYITRALSPARVTSIKIDEENKRAEAILKPEEVSKAIGRGGHNIRLAGQLTGYEIDVLREGAEEDVELREFSDEIEDWIIKEFSKAGLDTAKSILEQDVADLVKRTDLEEETILDVIRILKEEFED
- a CDS encoding polysaccharide deacetylase family protein; protein product: MPVFPAKTPKLIQRLFPKYIWKKASLSKTIYLTFDDGPTPKITQWTLDLLKKYNAKATFFCIGDNIKKYPNIFKSVLNDGHTIGNHTFNHLKGWHTDTNSYVENAEKAQQLIDPDNKHLFRPPFGKIKRKQANQLIKRGYKIVMWSVISYDWEVKVTPEQCLQNVIKNSTSGSIIVFHDSIKASKNMQYALPKVLEYFSKKGYQFKAL
- the rimP gene encoding ribosome assembly cofactor RimP, translating into MFINTVKSLLEEALTERKDLFLIDFSVNGENAINIIIDGDQGVKVEDCMFVSRAIEHNIDREEHDFALEVMSSGAAAPLTLPRQYPKHVGRTLGVKTSTGNIEGVLTEANEDEITLEWKAREPKPVGKGKVTVNKKENIAYKDIVEAKVIIKF
- a CDS encoding universal stress protein, whose protein sequence is MKKLLVPTDFSTEAENAVKVAAQLAKKHNCELILLHMLELPLNQLSTNGGTPADLPEAVFFMKLAHKEFEKILDKDYLKGITVHEAVDFNEISKGILETCKNHDVDLIVMGSHGAEGLKELFIGSTTEKVVRTSNTPVLVIKNEHDNFDIKEFVFASDFKNDNKETYVQAVKLANLFEAKIHLLNVNTPSNFTTTAASKVRMRDFIANSTFDNYTINIYNDETIEKGILNFSRIIDADLIGISTHGRQGIAHFLNGSISEDLVNHAKRPVITFKI
- a CDS encoding DUF2723 domain-containing protein yields the protein MMTFNFKKWNLILSWFAFLIALITYTLTVEPTVSYWDAGEYILTSSKLQVGHPPGAPLFQMFGAVFSVFALDPSQIGYLMNMMSAVSSAFAILFMFWTIILLLEKIIGQPEKLEKGQQFAILGSAFVGSLAFAFTDSFWFNAVETEVYAMATLIMTVMFYLGLRWEKDMHKPRGNRWLILIAFVVGLSFGIHFMGLLTIPAIGLIYYFKNYKTITIKNFIIANIVSVAVLLFVFKLMFPNVLRYFSALELFFVNQIGLPFNSGSIIAGILLIAAFYYGLKYTRAKKLYHINTGIICLLFVLIGSSTWLMLPIRANANVVINENNPSSARELLAYYNLEQYPETHLFYGPLFTDQYTGLDENEPYVDDKPKYEKDETAGKYIIVNDYKRAKQNFNSKQAAILPRMWSGENAENYMLFTGFLEFSLKPEYQGEDRLVQSMIDFKSDVAKGAIDYEDYHNFLKQFGQFINIEKPSLASNISYLFEYQLGYMYWRYFMWNFTGRQDDLQGRYDQHGNWISGIKFIDEWHLGQSQDNLPSDVADNKGRNTYFFFPLILGLIGLFFLFNKDKKLFWVTLVFFLFTGLAIQVYTNVRPFEPRERDYSVVGSFYVFAIWIGLGVYAIFDLLKKYVSNKVLAPTITLACLLLVPVIMASQNWDDHDRSGKYTALAMAKKYLDSCGENGILFSIGDNDTFALWYAQEIENYRTDVRVVNTSLFQTDWYIDQMKRKAYKSDPIPSSLTHDKYKHGTREYLMKRLRSKDTLDIATFMNFITSDDPKTKLKYALQQEGEDYTQYPQQFLNANYFPVENIRVPVDKQSVLANGIVKAKDSDLIEDYVDITITDNAITKNRLLMLDIVASNNWERPIYFTGGAFGNDDYIWMKDYLQLDGMVYKLVPIKTPVARANPFDMGRLDTEFMYNKVVNWDWGNSGSDQIYHDPETRRNSITYRGNLARLIENLINENQLDKAEEIADIAMKNMPVNKYGHYTLLEPYISAYYEVDNQDKARQLFTEVATKYQENLKYYSTLTRNNQDNNFTEILTDIERYKALVDVLVEYDREFAKEESMTFTNYLELFKQYYDSEPEPETNPAPTDKDFLQQLDTVLKSE
- a CDS encoding thioredoxin family protein yields the protein MSKFGELIDVEIPVLLDFFTEWNEPSKAMHAVLRDVAAALGDKAKVIKIDVDKNQELSEALRVKGLPTLIIYKNGEMKWRQSGEQDANTLISIVQQFV